The Primulina tabacum isolate GXHZ01 chromosome 1, ASM2559414v2, whole genome shotgun sequence genome contains the following window.
CAaaatacaatttaaaaattatgaaGTCAAACATTACAACCAAATGGAAagtgtttatgaatttttatatatatagtagGTTTTttgttagacggtctcacgaatctttatttgtgagaagaGTCAATTCTACTgatatgcaaaataaaaaaataatactcttagcataaaaagtaatattttttcatgtatgtccaaaataagagatatgtctcacaaaatacgatccatgaTACCATCTCACACATGTTTTTGCCATATATAAAGCAATAGTACTtggatatttaaaattttgaagataCGATATGCCATTTTTGGCTCAAACACGAGAATCTCGACTCCatttattgttatttttatgCCAATATAATTTACTAATCCGGTGGGTAGAACATTTTTTTGGCGCAGGTAGAATGTCAATATTCCTTTGATCATTGGATGCATGttaccaaaaataaatttaatcccAATATTAAAGGAAGCAAAATACATTTCAAAAGGTAAAAAATGATATGGTAAATATTGGAAACGCATAGTGCGTCTGTTAGTGTTCCAATATataggattttttttttatttccaaGTCCAAATCAGGGTTTATTTTCATCAATTTTAAATTCTCATTATATATAATTAGAATTTAGTCACTTCTCCCACAAGGAAGAGATGATTGTACTACTCCACCAAATGAGGGCAACACTCCACTAATTCTGAAATGATTAAGGCGGTTAATTTCGGTGCATTTCGATCGCCATAAAACTTCAAACATTAACAGAAAGTGTGTCGGTCCAAGAGGTGGTCGGGGGACTTATCTACTATCtacatatttaataaaaaaaaaaaaacaactttTATATCCATCTCGATTTAAACACACTTGAGacggtatttttaaaaaaaaaaaaaaattaaaaaaatgtgaCTAATGTTGTTTTTCAAAATATCCCATAGAATAACTGATAAATCACCACAAAGTTATCGTTGAAATTGTCGATGATTGATGATTGATGATACATCTGACACCAAAATCTCACTTTTTAGGACGAGACATCGTGTTCAAAACTCATCCCccaacataaaaataaaaataaaaatagaacaattgattttattttatcttactattttattaaatttgagtaGTGTATAGATGTCGTTTTTTATGTCAAGTATATGTTGTAGATAAGACGAGGACATGATTGGTGTACATTGGAGTGAAGTGCGTGAAGGATAGTTTTATAATAACAATAGAGCATCAATATagaaaggtttttttttttttttttttttttttgtaaaaacatAAGAATGAGAAATGGAAATGAAAACAAACATTCTCattttaatatcatatataAGCACTTAGCATAGAAAATTTTCACTCATTTTTATCTCATCTCTAATAtcctaataaataaataagaatcATCCTAGTAGTGCTCGTTTTTAACCCGCCTAACAATTTATATATAACGATAAATATGTGCGGTGGCTAAAAATTCAACGTACAGGAAATAAGCATAATCTTATCGGACCATGTATATTGGAATAAAGTTTCTCGTTTTATCAAGTACAATTTTACAAGTAAATTTTAAACTTTGGTTAAAGAAGACATCACTAATATTCCAAATCTAATTTTAACTGCAATTAGGATAGATTATCAGTTCTGCCACAAACTTTAACGACTGACAGTCTCACGGTTCCAAGAGCAAAGGAAAAACCCACATAAATCCACAAGTTGTAAGCAAtatttttcaagtttttttaataaagtGGACTGATTTCGCTTCATCGCACAATTTTGGTTTTCGTAACACACAGTACACATGAATTAAAAGAAATACTGCTCAAGACACTTTACTACTGAATCCAATGAATTGAAATATCCTTACATTCACAGACAAAATTCAATGTAGAAAGAAAACTTTACATAATAATTAACCAACAAATAAAATATGACAACGTACTTAACATAGAAATTCAGTTCGTGATATCAACAGGCACATCCTCCGGACTGCTGTTGCGAAAGAGATGCATTCGCGTTGTTAGATTTGAGGTTGACATCAACCATGTCTTCTTGCTTAGTGGATGATAGAGTTTCCATCCCAGGCAAGGCTGCTGCAATCTTCCTGAACAGCGCCTGATATAGCAGGAAGATGTAAATATTGAAGGGCGACTGAAGTTATTTATCAgaagaaaaatggtttacaaTTCACCTTTATGTTGAAGCCAGCTTTTGCGCTAGTTTCAATAAACATGACATTAAGGTCACGAGCTTTGGCTTCTCCTTCCTCTATTGAAACTTGCCTGGAAATAGGTACCATGCGATGTATTACTGAAGTTACATTTGCCACGTGGATTAAATGACAGATGGAAGTgatattgaataaaaaaatttcagtaaATTAATCCAAGTATTGCCACATGAAGCGTAAAATATAGTCAGGCCGGAGTGTGATTATTTTAACAAAACCTATTCCCACTGCACTCCCGTGAGGGGAATTTAATCACATTTTTTCCATTTGGGAATGCAAATTAACAGAGTGAAAATCGTGCAAATGTCTGTCCTGTGTGTGGCATGGTGTTGGACTTATAAactccaatttttttaaaaaaaaaatcactagAATTGTCCGGCTAGAGAGACggtatcaaaaatattttttagggTAAAATGGgttcataaaaataatttgatttcTTCTTGCATTCGCCACCGTGCTCTCTCACAATTTTCCAATTATTCCTCACTTTTCACACCAAATGCACTACTCTAACTTTCTCTCTGTCTTTACACCCCAACCCATACCATGATCCTCTACGGATTTACTAAATCACTCAAAGTGAAACACCACCAGAGTAATTGGGTAAGTGAATCTCACTTTGCAATGTTTTTCTTCTTGAATAATCTTATCAGGCTTTTAGCCTGTGTTTGAGTAGGTACACGATTTCAATATTTCACGTCGACAGGTTTTCTAGTGCATCCAAGGGGTTTGAAAGATTGTCTGAACAAACAGTTGACAACTTTGGGTGCAGCgaaatttatttctttttgaCGCATTAGAGTGTGGTGCGCTATTGTGATTTGTGGGTAGTCAGCCAATAGCCACCTGCTTATGGTTGCATTTTAAACTCTTGAAGGTACTCAGCCCAACAACAACACTAACCACAGTGACATAATGAGCTATAACCATGATCACAGCCCCATATTCAATTGGTTTTCCGGACACTAAACCGCCTTCCAGTTGACTGGTTCCTTCACTTGCTTACAGTTGCATTGTAAAAAACGTAAAATCTTGAAGGTACTCAACCAGTCAACGCTAGCGGAAAATTGACCGCAATGAAATTTTGAGCTATAACATGATCACCGCCCCATATTCAATTGGTTTTCCAGTCACTAAACCGCCTTTCACTTGGCTGCTTCCTTGCCCAAACCCACCTCCCAATGACTGACTTTTGTTTTAAATGGTAGTCGAGGATAAAGCATCCAAATTTTCTGATGGTTCTTAGTTCTTTGCTTCTAGCTTATTTTGAGGAAGGTGTAAGGTAATGGAATACAATAAAGAACACAAAAGAGAATGGATGACTTCACTACACTGAGTTTGACAtaacatatatatcaaattttCAATTGGAACCAAAAACTCAACCAAAGCATGAATGACGAATTTTCTAAGTACCAATGTTACTTGCTTTGCACCTTTATATAGACAGCCTTCATTACTATTAAGACCACACGTCACTAAAAATGATTTCGATGTCCAAGACTGAGCAACGTGTCAAAGTTTCAAGCGCTCCATGATCAAGTCCAGAGCATGAATAATTACAAAGTTTGTCATGATTTCTTAAGGATCAAAATGTCatataaaaatttcaagaaaatgaatGAACCAACTGTTAACTGAGAGTCAAATAGGAGGCCATAAACCTGATTGATGGTCAAATAAAATACGCCAAAGACAGTCGATTTCCTAAAGGAGtttaaatttcaacatataCACTGCAGCTAATTAGATTAAAATCTCGAGACCCTTTCTATTGTGAAACAATAAAATTGTTATTCCAAAAATAACGCTTTATCAaaagtaataaaataaaaataggcATGATAATCAGAATGGATAAATctacataataataatatacaaGGAAAAACAACAATTAAAGAAGAGAAAAATGCAGACACGTCTTTACCTTTTATCCACCAGGTCAGTTTTGTTACCGACCACCACAATGATAACATCACTTCCTCTCTCAGTGCGAACctcttcaatccattttgaagtGTTAAGAAAGGACTGTCTGCCTGATAGATGGTAAATAATCATCATTATCAGAAAAATGGAGCTATATCACACATGACGAACTAGAAGAGACAAGGATCACAAAGAACTGTCGGACATTAAAAAAAACACTTCAACCACACGCATATAGCAATTTCTTAAAATCTATACTATATTGTTAGATGAAGGACCGTACAGCTACAACGATTATATTTGGTCTCCAAAATGTAACAATTTTTTCCCCCAAATACCCCTCCCTATATATCCTCGTTTCTAGGGAAAATAAAACCTAGTAATATAAAAGCTCAACATAACATTTGATGGGGAAAAATGGGTATTTTGACATAATTACATTTTACATGTAAATCAACTACTGAgaattatattgtatattaaaaatataatatatacgcACACATCATCACAAGCCAAGAATCGCAGGTATCAGACAAGCCATTATTACAAAAAAAGGCAATAGAACACCATACTTGCAACATCGAATACTATAACTGCAACAGAGGAGTCCCTTATGTAGCTCGGAATGAGGCTCCTAAATCTTTCTTGTCCTGCAGTATCCCTAAACAAGCCAGACAACGACACGATTATCCATCcagattaaataaataatatgtagATTAATCTGCAGACCTAAACAAAGCAGTAAATGTAATTGACGCTTTATTTGTCTAACTCCTAAGTGGCAAAGAGTAAATTTATAACAATGCGATCTTGTTAAGAGACCAGTCAAGAATAACATCTTACCACAGTTGCAAGCGTACGGTTCGATCTTCGAGATACATAGTCTTCGATAGAAAATCAATACCTATAGTAGCCTAGACAAGAGCAAAATTCGATAGCACTTCAATGACTAGTGAAATAATATATTTGCTATACCCAGTTATTAAACACtagaaaaatgaaaacaaaaattgaaaatttcaaacTAAGGCGCCGCAAACTCATCTGGGTCAATTTCAAAAACAAGAACATAGAGTGATGATCACATTATCATTAAAACTGATGAAAAGGTAATCTGATTGCAAATGCAAATTGAATCAGATCTTCAAAGCTCtcgctttttttaaaaaagtaaaaattcaaataaatcgACGCTTCCCTCACCTGATAAGTATTATCGAATTTATCGTACATGAACCGAGTAATGATGCTCGTTTTTCCGACAGATTGATCTCCCAAGAATACTAACTTGTACTTTGCTAAAGCCGAAACCGGAGCCATGAGTTGAATTTAGGTCGATTGAATCATAAACTGGATCAGATTGCCGAACTAGGATCGACGGAAAATAATTGGAGAATCAGCCGCGGAATTGGATCCGGTATGTATAAATTTGTAGGACTCGACTATTTGCGCGTTTGGGTTTTTCCAAACGCGTGGGCTTGCATACGCGCTTGTGCTTTAGAGGTTAGTCTTTAGGTGAAATAAAGTCATTAATACAAGTGATTTTTTtagcaaattttttttatagatatagtaaaattaaatataaaaacacaACTAATAGTCAGCTGCTCGTAGTCAATAAATCCGAAATTTGAGTCAATATCTTATATTCGAGactcaataatatatttatatatatatatagttacaaattattcatttatttattcTGATTAACTATTTTAAATTGTGTTCTACTTTTTCTAATTTCAAATTCGTGAACGTTTTCAATATATATTAGTAATTTACTAGTTTTCATCAAAATGATGAgtgagatatttaaaaaaaaatgttagcATCTTAAAAAACTAGAAAACAAGAATTATATTTACAGCCAGCATCAACAAGAAAATAATCTGGAAACAAGTGATATAAATATAAGATAATTTGATAAATTGGTTTAagatttatattgtttttatctttttattttattatttattattcttatttgtaaaaatatattaaaaatgaaagaattgttATCGAGtagtagtttaattaattaaataaataaaaaatgttgTGTTAAATATTTCGATAGATAAACTTAAAGATAAAGGccattatataaatattttagataaacaaaaaaaaatttgagagaggTGGGGCGGGGCTGAGGCTGAGCCGAGGAGATTCGGGTCACCCCTCACCTTGGCTCCGTCTCTTGCAGTGACAAAACAAGAGAACTCAGTCACTAGTCACTACTCACCCTTCGGAAGATGGCGTTTTCTAAGTAAACTATTTTCActcaaatataattttgaaCTGAACTTTTCGGAAAGTTAGGTTATTATTGAACTATAAATTTGCAAATGGAAATATTTTTCTCGTTAGTTTTGACAAGAAAATcctcatataataattttttttaattaaaattatactaTTTTCGTTTCCtcgtaaataattattatatttaattctaCGAGAAAAGAAATTATTGTTAATGATTAGTTTTTGACATGATGATGTACCCGATAGATTAGAAGCCACTCTTCTTCCATTGAATTATTTCTCAAGAAAATTAAAGTAACTAGCTATGGATTAATGTCCAAGGCCGCTTCATTGATTGCATCGCCAtgtataataatatcatatcattacaaaaataatattccACCAACAAATTGCAGTCTATAtttcaatataattttcaaattttattcgAGAGAAGAGTTCTTTATTCCAAAGtctttaattttttctttataaatatatattgcatacTTGAATTTTCACTTATATTACACAAATAAATCAACgccattaaattaaataaaaaatactaaACACCATAAATTCACGGTAAGAGAATAGGGTAGACTGACTTATTTTTTGAggtattaaaaatataatttttcttctttttttttaatgacaAAACAACTTTTTGATACAAATATCTACGAAAAATGATGATTTGATACATCGTAATGATAAAATCCATCCTTGTATTGCAGTTGCAGTTGGTTCAATCCGAAGAACCCGCTTGAATGATACGCATAACCGAAAGCGCCACCGCCGAAAGCTGAAACGAATCCTTATTCCTCTTCGTCAATGGCGAAACTACACCTTCCTTCTCCCCAAACCCATCCTCACAGGTCGTCGCGGCATCCATGATCGAACTTATCTGGATATTAGCGTCGTCGAAACGCTTGCTGTTGTAATATTTCATGGCCAGTTTGACGGTGGGAATGGCATCCGAGTAAAGATCAAAGCAATCATTCAAACACTGCCTCACATAAGGATCCCATTTCTTGTTTTTCAGCAACTGTTTGATGTTGCAACGGGTATCGGTGACGTTGTACCTGACGAGCCGGATGGAGATCATGCCGAGGCCTTGCAGGGCAGCGCATTGGCTGGCGGGGGCTGCCTGCAGGGAAGTTTTGCAGAAACTGTAGTTGATGTTCGGGTCGTTTTTGGAGGAGGTTTGGCATGCCGAGTGGATTAAATTCTGGGATTTTGCGGCATGGATTGTGATCAGGATTGCGAGGAAGAGGGTTGAAGATGTGATTGAGATGAAAATCTTCATATTTTCCTTTGTGTTTTAGTGGCTTTTTTTCCTTGGTGATTATTTCTTGTTATCAATCTACTCACTTGCATTGTTGCGTGAGATTGTTTGTATATATAGAGCAGCTGGCGTATCGATACACGTCATAcactttaatataaaatgacAATTAGGAGCTCAACTTGCGTAAAATTATTGCAATtagttaattttaatttttgagttTTAAATGTCGAaaggattaattttttttagaaaaataatttatggattttatgtaaaaaaaatttcccaAGAAATGAATTTGCAAGGTACAAAGGATAAGTGGTTTTCAGAAAACCAAAAATATTAAAGTACAATTTTTTCTTATAGtcctcttttcttttctttatttttttttaaatacaatatggataaatagataatatattaaataatatttaaaattgcgTAGGTTTTAGGTgtgtcatgttttttttttttttaaaaaaagtaatatCGCTAATTATAAGATATTTCAAGATTCTTGAGTTGGGACAAAAATCAGacaaataaatcagaatatctgCTTTATTGTActtacttttaattttttttagattagATATGTAATTGAATTATTTGTCTTATTTCTCTTAGAAATGTAAGTCCAAACACACCAGTACTCTTTTTCCACAATCAAAAGTCACGGTCCAGTTTATATTTTGTGGTTTAAATTTGTTTTGGTGCTGATGTTGATGTATTCCAtcctagtgtgtgtgtgtgtgtgtcaaattaatttgagaaacaactcaaaactctttctaaaatttctgaaaaatttgcaataaaaactcaaaataaatcCCATTATGGGCATAGGTTAAACATGTGTTGCCGGGTGACATATTTATACTTATTCCAGCTCAACAAAATCGTTTGAAGAAATTATGAATAACATCTTAGGATTCTGACAAACATATCTTGAAACTTTAAGGCAGGCTCTATTGTGACTTTTTTAACAGATAATTAACAGGTGTTATTTCAATATGTAAATCCTCGATAACTACTCATCATTTTTCTAGTGTGTGTTAAATAAACCTCCAAATTAATACAATAGACTGTAAAATCACGTTAGTGAGATAAATCATACTACGGCACCGAGCAACGCTCGAAAAGATGTTGATAATGAAAATCAAACTCATGACAATAGTCAAGCTCTCACCTAACCAACTAGGACACCCCTTAATGGTAAATAAGACGTacatgtttctgatttgatagAAAGTGTGTGTTTCAAGAACATTGTTTTGATCCAGTCGAATAGATCTTACCCTTTGGGTATTGAGTTGATCTAATGTCATACAATATACCATACCTGATTTTTCATATGAAGTTATACATTGTACAACGTGAAAAATCACATATGACATATTACATGTCACTAAATCAAGCCTTAGGGCATTACCCGAAGGCTATGATCGAATAAATCTATATTGATCGCttactttaaaaataatcttgTGGTAAACTACTTTTATTTCAATTATACAAGTAATTTTTCTCCAAATTAACTAAACGAGCATCCATCAAAAGGAATTACATCATTTGTTAGCATAATTGGGACCCTCTAATATTTCTTGCTTGTAAGCATCTACCAAGCCATGTTGATGCTGAACACACAACGTGGACTATAGCATTACATGGTTCCATACCTAAAGCATGGGTTTCTTTACTCAAAATAGTAATAATAAAGCATGGTTTCTCAAACCTTTAAAGCTATCATTACTTCATCCCTAataactaaataattaaatggtAGTGGATCTTTTTTTATGCCATGATTTTTTACAAAAATGTACCTGATCCATATATGTCAGCAATGTCCGATACTACATCAATATTTATTGGTATCATTTCATCGTTTTTGGATGTTACATCAACGTTCaggtgaaaaatgattaaaatgggaagaaaaaagtgcaaaatattattatattaagaCATAAAATTGACCAAAAAACTAGACCAGAAATGAAAATATGTAAATTacacgacaaaaaaaatataattttcatttttagcTTCTCTCAACTCCATAACTTTAGtttttttaagcatttaaaataactgTAAAAACACAACTAGACGctactattttttaaaaaaataataatttaaatattttcttaaaaaagatTTTTATTCCCC
Protein-coding sequences here:
- the LOC142520107 gene encoding putative invertase inhibitor, whose product is MKIFISITSSTLFLAILITIHAAKSQNLIHSACQTSSKNDPNINYSFCKTSLQAAPASQCAALQGLGMISIRLVRYNVTDTRCNIKQLLKNKKWDPYVRQCLNDCFDLYSDAIPTVKLAMKYYNSKRFDDANIQISSIMDAATTCEDGFGEKEGVVSPLTKRNKDSFQLSAVALSVMRIIQAGSSD
- the LOC142551962 gene encoding ras-related protein RABH1b, whose amino-acid sequence is MAPVSALAKYKLVFLGDQSVGKTSIITRFMYDKFDNTYQATIGIDFLSKTMYLEDRTVRLQLWDTAGQERFRSLIPSYIRDSSVAVIVFDVASRQSFLNTSKWIEEVRTERGSDVIIVVVGNKTDLVDKRQVSIEEGEAKARDLNVMFIETSAKAGFNIKALFRKIAAALPGMETLSSTKQEDMVDVNLKSNNANASLSQQQSGGCAC